The Nodosilinea sp. FACHB-141 nucleotide sequence GCCAATCTAACCCAGGCTCACCTAATTGGCGCTGACCTGCGCGATGCCAACTTGGAAGGCGCAACTCTCTTAGAATCCAACCTAGAAGGGGCTGACTTAAGCGGTGCCGACTTGACTGGTGCTAACCTCACCCGAGCTTTTTTGACCAACGCCCTGCTCGAAAACGCCATCTTTGACCAAGCTAATTTAACCGAAGCATCTCTCTACTTTGCTGAGGTGACTGGAGCGTCATTTCTCAATGCCAATTTGACCGGAGCCGACATTGTAGGCACCCCAATTAGCGTTGGCGGCGACTAGCATCCTGTC carries:
- a CDS encoding pentapeptide repeat-containing protein encodes the protein MKFTLLAGTAVAISLAMGLPAQAENPAHVQQLLETNLCQSCDLSGANLTQAHLIGADLRDANLEGATLLESNLEGADLSGADLTGANLTRAFLTNALLENAIFDQANLTEASLYFAEVTGASFLNANLTGADIVGTPISVGGD